The region GGTTACACCCTAATGGATGGTTGTGTAACTTGCTGTTTTGGCGTGTTATGTTGTTATTTTTAAACGCTGGGTAATGATACTTTTTACACTTTGATTGCTCGGGAATTGTCGTTATACTGAAAAAAAAGCGTTAACAATATTTTTACAAAATAAGGCGCCCAAACTCAGTGTTCACCATCAAGTGTTTCTGTCTCCTTTTTTTCGAGCGTGTGCTCAGCGGTTGGCTCGAGGGCACTCAAAGAGTCTGCGATCTGATACTGTTGTTAGTGTCAACTTCGCTTTCTTCAAGAGACTTGGCGGCGAAAGATAGGGAAATACCAGGTCGAGCAAATGACTGTTTAAGGCGTGCTAGCCGCTCGAATCTAAGGTTTACTAATCAAAACAAAAAAATCAGCATGTGGTGCTATGTGTGTTTTTCCTGTATGTCCATGCTCTCTTTTACTGGTTATGGAATGACACCTTGGCACCCCAACGACAATGACGCACCTAGAACGGCTCCTTCCTTAATCACACAGCTAGCGCCAATTAAACGATTGGCAGACAGTGACCCCGCCACAGCCATTGATCAGTTAAAAACACTGAAAGCGTCCTTAGCCCAATCCCCACTGATTGAACAGCTTGAATACTATCATTTACTCGCAGAAGTTTATTCACTGCAAGGCAAGTATCGACTTGCCAGAGCAACAGCCGAACAAGCGCTTATATTGGCGTCGAGCCTTATTTCTCCCCGAATTATTATTGCTCAACTGGCCTATGACTTGGGCTTTGCGTTAGAAATCTTAGGCAAACCTGAGCAGGCGATGGAGCAGTACTTGTCTGGGCTTGAAGTCGCCGAGTCATTGCTAGATCAAAAAGAAATTGCCACAGGGTTAATTAACATCGGGGCGATTTACTACCAAACGGGCAAATTGTCAGAAGCGATTGTGGCGATCAATGACGCGGCCACTATTGCAGAGCGGTTATCTGATTTAGAGCTCAAAGGCTTGGTATACAGTGAGCTCGGCATTCTCTATGACAATTTGAAAAAAGGCGAGCAATCTCGCGAGTATTATCGATCTTCCTATCAATACTATATGGCCGCTAAAAAGCCACTACTAGCCATTAACAATTTGCACAACATTGCCAGTAGCTATGCCTTAGATGACAAAAAACAGCAGGCGATCGCCACTTATCAGCGCTTGTTAACTGAGCTAGCGCCACTAAACAACACCGAAATGCTGTTTAGTGGTCATATGGGTCTAGCCAATATATACGCTGATGAAGCGACCAAACAATACGATTTAGCACTTGAACACTTGGCAATTACTGAATTGTTGCTGGCAGATGTAGAGCACCATTACTTGCCCTTCCAGTTTCTCATCAACAAGGCGATGATTCTTAAAGAAATGGCGCAATACGAGCAAGCGCTGTCGACCATATCTCAAGCCCTTACCATGTTTCACAGCAACAATATCAATGCCGCGCCGATGGATGAGGCGGTGCTTTTGGTCTTGCGCTCAGAAACTTATCGATTAATGGGGGCGCATAAAAAGGCATACGACACCTATCAGCGCGTTTACGACCTGAACATGGCAACTATTGAAAATAGTACTGCCCAAGCAGAAGCAGAGCTGCGCTTGCAATACGAAAGTCAGCGCGTTGATATTGAAAAAAGTTTGCTCGAAAGTCGTCATAGATTGGAGTCGCTAGCACTTGCTGATGTCAAGGGAAGCGCGCAATACAAACAACTTTACATATACGCAGCCACATTGTTGGCACTTATTTTTGCGGTGTTGCTCAACACCTTAATGAAAGGGCAAAAGCAGCTATTAAAAGCATCTCGCACTGATATTTTAACCAAAGTTCTCAATCGCAGCCGTTTTATTGAATTGGCAATTAGGGAATTAAAACAAGCGAAAAAGCGACAACAAAGCGTCGCCTTATTACTGGTTGATTGTGATTTTTTCAAAGCGGTTAACGATCAATACGGCCACCGTGCAGGTGACGAAGCCTTAGTGTTACTTGGGCAAGTCGGGCAGAGGGTCTTTGCCAAGCCGAACGTATTTGGACGCTATGGGGGAGAGAAGTTTGTCGTTATTCTGCCCAATACCGATTTGACGCAGGCCAAGCACCAAGCAGCAGAATTTCGTCAAGCGGTGGCTGATGCCAACCAGCAGCTTAGTGTTGATGCAGAACTTACCGTGAGTATTGGCGTTGCGACGACCGCATCGATCAACTCTTATCAATTACCCAAGCTATTTGAGCACGTTGACAGCTTGTTACATCGCACTAGGCACAGTGGTAGGGAGCGCATATGTTACTAGTGACGCAAGCGTTAAACGTGCAAGTTATGCCGACTAAAAGAGTGCAACTGGCGAGAGCTTTAGCAAGGTTAGCAAGTAAGCTTAATCATGCTTGTCGTCCTTGGTTGCCAAAAATGGCAAGCTGTGCGCCGGTATTCGTATTTTTGCTTTTGTCTGTGCTCTTGTCTGTGCTCTTGTCTGCATTTTACGCTCCGCACAGCCAAGCCATGCCAATTCCCCAAGAGCAAGTGTCAGAGATGCCAGTGTCAGAGCAATTACTTACCTTAGTGAGGGCGGTTGAAGCAAAACAGGTCAAAGACGATGCCGCGCTAGTCCAGTCTATCAAACCTATTGCCACCATTAATGATGCTGAACGTTTGCTTTTGCACTACGTACGAGGGGTTGTTGCCCTGCAAAATAAGCGCTTTGAAAATAGCGTTAAAGCGCTCGAACAAGCGAATGCGCTGTCGACCAGCCTACCGGAAAGTATGCAGAATTCTGCACCTTTCTATCATTATCACCAAGCGTTATCGGATGCTTATGTCGGATTAGACAATTACCAGCAAGGCTACCATCATCGTCGCACGTATTTGATAAAGTTTGCTGAAGAGTTTGAGCGCAATGAACAGCAACAGTTGGCGCAGTTAGAAGAAAAATATCAAATAAACCAGCGTGAGCAAGTGAATTTGCTATTGGCTGAGCAAAGCAAACTCAAGCAGGCGGAAGTTGCTGGCATTGAACTGAAAAAGCAAGAGCAAGAGCGCTATGCCATTATCTTGTTGTGCATTTGTATTGTGTTCGTGTTGATGATTATTCGTCAACTTCAAATACGGAGAAAGCTCAAATGGCTGGCAAAAACGGATGCGCTGACGGGGTTAAGTAATCGCGCTCACTTATATAAAGTTGCTCGTAAAATGATCAAGCGAGCGAAGCGTCACCGACAGCCATTAAGCGCACTCGTTATCGATGTTGATCAACTAAAACAGATTAACAGTGAGTGTGGATACGACTGTGGCAATGCTGTTTTGCAAGAAGTGTCAAGGCTTGGTCAGGAGGTGATGCGCTCTCGTGATATTTTTGCCCATTTTGAAGCTGAGGAGTTTATTGCTGTTTTGCCGGAAGCTGACGCTGTTGCCGCCCAAGCGATTGCCAATAATTTTGCTGCTAAGATTGCCGCTCAGCCATTGCAGATCGCAGAGCGTACCATCGCGATATCAGTGTCAATTGGTATTGCCAGTCTAACGGAGCAAATTGACAGTGTGGATAGCTTAATCAAGTCAGCTGACGATGCGATGTACCTTGCCAAACAAGCGGGAAGCGGTCAGGTGATGAGTTTTAATGCACCCTCGTCGATTGTTGCGACCAATAGCTAAAGCTTAAATACCCAAATACTAGGATAAAAGCGTTTAACAGTTTTTTCTCAGCTAAGAATCCGCTAAGCTAACCAACATCATCATTTGGCTCGTAGCACCTGCAAATTGACAACAACAATAATTAAAATCAAGGTAAAATGATGACCCGCGCCAACACCTCATTGTAGGTCGAAGTTTACCCTGTAGAATCGTCAGTAGTTAGGAAAAATAAATTCATGTCTGACACACTCGAATATAGCCTTGAAGGTATCGAACAAGTCCCTTTGCGCAAGTTTACTGAGGAAGCGTACCTCAATTATTCCATGTATGTGATCATGGATCGCGCATTGCCACATATCGGTGATGGCTTAAAGCCAGTACAACGCCGCATTGTTTATGCAATGTCTGAGCTTGGTCTTTCCGCGGTTGCGAAATACAAAAAGTCGGCTCGTACAGTTGGTGACGTGTTAGGTAAGTTCCATCCGCACGGCGATTCGGCGTGTTATGAGGCTATGGTGTTAATGGCGCAGCCATTTTCGTATCGCTACCCACTTGTTGACGGTCAAGGAAACTGGGGGGCGCCTGACGATCCTAAATCGTTTGCCGCGATGCGTTATACCGAAGCGCGTTTATCAAAGTTCAGTGAAGTGCTACTGTCGGAGTTAGGTCAAGGCACAGTAGATTGGGTGCCGAACTTTGATGGCACTATGAAAGAGCCGAAAACACTACCCGCGCGTTTGCCCCATATCCTGCTGAACGGCATCACGGGAATCGCGGTCGGTATGGCCACCGATATTCCGCCACACAATGTGCGTGAAATTGCTAATGCCTGTGTACACCTAATTGAGCAGCCGAAAAGTGAACTAGCCGATGTACTAGAGCACGTACAAGGTCCTGACTACCCCACAGATGCCGAAATCATTACGCCGAAAGCGGATATCGAAAAGCTTTACCAAACTGGTCGTGGCAGCATAAAAATGCGCGCCGTGTATGACATTGAACACGGTGAAATTGTCATTACCTCGTTGCCGCACCAAGCATCAGGCGCGAAAGTACTTGAGCAAATTGCCAGCCAAATGCAGGCGAAGAAGCTGCCGATGGTGGTGGATTTACGTGATGAGTCTGATCATGAAAACCCCATTCGCTTAGTGGTTGTGCCGCGCTCGAATCGCGTTGATACCGAGCAGCTAATGCAGCACTTATTTGCGACCACGGATTTAGAGAAAAACTATCGCGTTAACCTCAACATGATTGGCCTTGATGGCAAGCCTGCGGTGAAAAACTTGCGCGATATTTTGGCGGAGTGGCTGGAGTTTCGCCGTGAAACCACGCGTAAACGCTTGCAATATCGCTTAGATAAAGTGTTAGCGCGCTTGCATATTCTCGATGGTTTACTGGTTGCCTATCTCAATATTGACGAAGTCATTGAGATTATTCGCAACTACGACGAACCCAAACAAGAATTGATGTCGCGCTTTAATTTGTCAGAAATTCAAGCCAATGCCATTTTAGAAATCAAGCTACGCCAATTGGCTAAGCTGGAAGAAATTAAGATCCGCGCCGAGCAAAATGAGCTCAACCAAGAACGAGACAAGTTAGAAAAAATTCTTGGCTCAAAAGCGCGTATGAATACCTTATTGAAAAAAGAGATTTTAGCCGCCGCAGAGCTTTACGGTGACGATCGCCGCTCGCAAATTGTTGAGCGTGGCGAAGCTAAAGCGCTCTCTGAGAAAGACCTAGTGCCAAGTGAGCCAGTTACCGTAGTGGTTTCTGAAAAAGGATGGGCGCGCTGCGCCAAAGGGCACGACATTGACCCAGCACAAATGAGTTATAAAGCCGGCGACACGTATTTATGCTCGGCTAAGGGGCGTAGTAATCGCCCTGTGGTATTTATTGATACCAGTGGTCGAGCTTATGCAACGGATGCCCACGGTTTGCCAACCGCACGTAGCCAAGGTGAGCCATTAACTGGGCGCTTTAACATTGCCGCAGGTGAGTCTTTTACACAAGCTGTAATGGCTGATGATGAAAGTAAATACTTACTAAGCTCGGATGCTGGTTACGGTTTCGTTGGTGCCTTTAGTGATATGGTCAGCCGCAACAAAAACGGTAAAGCGCTATTGAGCCTACCGGCGAATGCCAAAGTGCTGGCGCCGATGCCAATTGGTCATTTAGATGAAAACCTGTGTCTAACCATTACCAGCGAAGGGCGCATGTTAGTGTTCCCGGTAAAAGATTTGCCCGTGCTGAGTAAAGGTAAAGGGAATAAAATCATTAATATCGCCTCGGCGCGCGCCAAAGCTCGAGAAGAGTTTGTCACGCTAATGGCGGTTATTTTGCCTACTGATTCGGTCACGCTGCATGCGGGTCGCCGAAAGCTGACGCTAAAAGCGGTGGATATTGAGCATTATCGCGGTGAACGCGGTCGTCGCGGTAATAAACTACCGCGCGGCCTACAGCGTGTTGACCGTATCGAAGTGGAAACGGCTGTCAGTGATGTGGTTGAAGAGGATATTCCAAACGATGAAAGCTAAGTTGTTAACTTAGCAGCCTTATATCAATGGCACTGGATAAAGCTGAATACGTATGCAGTTAATTGCCGAGTAATGGAAAAGGCAGTTAGGATAAGTCATAAAGCACACTTGCCTGCGCAGTGTGCTTTTTTTACAACTTCAAAAAATGACGGTGACCACTGCGCACAACATAATACTAAAACGCAGTTTGGGGGAGATAAATGAATAACACTAAACCAAACCTGAGCTTTTGGCAGATTTGGAATGTCAGTTTTGGCTTTCTTGGCGTGCAAATTGGTTTTGCACTGCAAAACGGTAACGTTAGCCGTATTTTGTCGGACTTAGGGGCAGACCTTTCATCACTTTCACTATTTTGGCTGGCAGCGCCCATTATGGGCTTAATTGTCCAGCCAATTGTTGGTGCGGCTTCTGATAAAACATGGAATGGCCTGGGTCGCAGGCTACCTTTCATTTTAGGTGGTGCAATTGTTGCAGCAATGGCGATGGCACTGCTGCCCAATGCGTCTATGGTGGTTGCCTTTATTCCGCCGATGATCTTTGGCTTATTTATCTTTGCCATCAAAGATGCTGCTTTTAATGTAACGTTTCAACCGTTTCGCTCACTGGTGTCCGACATGGTGCCGGATAACCAGCGAAATTTGGGCTATTCCATTCAAACGCTACTGATTAACATTGGTGCGGTTGTTGGCTCGATACTACCGTTTTTCCTTACCAACGTGATTGGGCTAGATAATATTTCTGCGCAAGGTGAGGTGGCGCCATCAGTGATTTGGTCTTTCTATATCGGGGCAACGGTATTGCTTGGCTCCGTGCTATGGACAGTATTGCGCACCAAAGAGTACCCACCAGAGCAGTATTACGCGTTTAAAGACATGGACGCAGCCGCTGTTGCAAAAGAGCAACAAACGCAGCGCAGCTTAGGTGAGCGTTTGGCAGGTTTTTGGGCGCTATTTAAAGATATGCCTGTGATCATGAAGCAACTGGCCTTAGTGCAGTTTTTCTCTTGGTTTGCGCTTTTTATCATGTGGACATATACGCCTGCCGCTATTACTCAACACACTTGGGGCGTGGCGATAGAATGGTTTGACCCTGCCCACATTCAAGCGGCTGGTGGCTTGCCAACGGACATTGCTAAAGCAAAAGGCTCTGCGGGGGATTGGGTCGGTATTTTATACGCTGCACAGGCGTTATTTTCGGTCTTATTTGCCATTGTCATGACTAAGCTGGCAAATACTTTTGGTCGTAAGCTGACCTATTCGCTAAGCCTTATTACTGGCGGCTTAGGTTATTTGAGCTTTGTACTGTTCCAAGACCCAACCCTCACCCATGTGGATTTATTTATCACGGAAGTGGAAATCCCTCAAGGTGCGTTGGGGTTAGTTTGGTCAATGGCTGGGGTTGGTATTGCTTGGGCGGCAATTCTCGCCATGCCATATGCCATTCTTGCTGGTGCATTACCCGCCGATAAAACGGGGGTTTATATGGGGATTTTCAACTTTACCATCGCGGCACCGCAAATTGTTTCAGGTATCGCATCAGGTTGGATTCTAAGTCATATATTCGATAACCAAGCGATTAACATTATTATGCTCGCTGGTGTGGCCATGTTCTTAGCCGCGTTTTCAGTGATTTTTGTTAAAGATACCGAAACACAAGACTAGTACATTCAATTTATTGAAAATCAAATGAAAAAGGAGCTTTATGCTCCTTTTTCATTGCTGGTGTTACTGGCTACTCTAGTACTACTAGTGGCTAAAGCTTAGTTATTAAACGTCAACTCAGATAACTGCACTTGGTGCTGGCTAAATACTTTGCCGTCTATTTGTTTTAAGCCGAATTGAATCGTCGGATCTGCTTGTTCCCAATCTATTTCTATAAAGCCATAGTTAACATCATGAGTGTACTGACCTTGACGGTGTTTGTTCGGGCTAACGTCTTTCCATTTCTCGCTCAGCCCAGAGCTGGTCACTTCCCAAAGCGGGTACATACCTTGCGTGCTCACTTTGGATATTTCCCCCCAGTGCGTATCACCACTGATCATCATGACACCAGCAATATTTTCCTGTTTGATAAGGTTGAGTAATCGGTTGCGGTCGCTCGGGAAGTTCGCCCACGACTCCCAGCCGGTAAATTCAGGTAATAGTTGCAAACTAGAGGCAATAATTTTAATGGTCGCAGGCTTTTTAAGTTCCGCTTCCAACCATTGCCATTGGCGCTCACCTAGCATTGAAGCACCTGCAACAGGGCTAACTTGGTATGGCCCCATATTATTTGGCATGCGTTTAGTCACATAATTGAATTTGCTTACTTGGTGCAATTCATCTCGATTCCACCGTAAATCTGGCAGTATGATATGAACCGTTTTGTCACCTTCGCCATACAGGTACGAAGTGTAGATCCCATCGCGCTGATAACGCGCTGAGTCTTTTGGCTCTTGCCAAAAGTCGAGCATGATTTTACGTGACGCTTCTTTTTGTGGGTAGGCTTTACCCGCATCGTTCTCGCCGTAGTCATGGTCGTCCCAAATGGCAATTAACGGTGTTGAGGCTTGCAGCTTTTTAAAGCCCGGGTGGTTGCCAAGCGTGTCGTATTTTGCCTGCAATTCGCTCATGTCTTCGGTATCACCATAAATATTGTCGCCAAGAAAAACGAACAGTTCAGGTTGGTCGGCAACAATCGCGTCAAAAATAGGCATTGGCTTGTATTGCTTGCCACACGAGCCAAAGTAAATTTTGGATAGGGGCTTTGCTTGGCTGGCATGAGCAACTTGTTGCGCAATTGCGTGATGTGAAAGGAATACGCCCAGTAGCGCTGCGGTTAGCGTTCTGGTAATGATGTGGCTGATATTATTCATTTTGTTTTCTCAGTATGAGTGCTGCCATTGGTGCTGCTGCACTTAGGTTAAACACAAAAAATCCGGCACAAAGACGTGCCGGATTTTGTGCATACTCACAAGCTTATCTGATTTAGAAAGCCGCTTTTATGTTTAGCGCCGCTGTGCGCGGAGCGCCAATCCATGCCGCTTGACCCGCAACGCCACCTAAGTAGCTTTCATCAGTAATATTGTTGATGGTTAGGCGTACTTCTAACGATTCAATACCTTCGACTGGGCGCTCAAGTG is a window of Thalassotalea euphylliae DNA encoding:
- a CDS encoding tetratricopeptide repeat-containing diguanylate cyclase; its protein translation is MTPWHPNDNDAPRTAPSLITQLAPIKRLADSDPATAIDQLKTLKASLAQSPLIEQLEYYHLLAEVYSLQGKYRLARATAEQALILASSLISPRIIIAQLAYDLGFALEILGKPEQAMEQYLSGLEVAESLLDQKEIATGLINIGAIYYQTGKLSEAIVAINDAATIAERLSDLELKGLVYSELGILYDNLKKGEQSREYYRSSYQYYMAAKKPLLAINNLHNIASSYALDDKKQQAIATYQRLLTELAPLNNTEMLFSGHMGLANIYADEATKQYDLALEHLAITELLLADVEHHYLPFQFLINKAMILKEMAQYEQALSTISQALTMFHSNNINAAPMDEAVLLVLRSETYRLMGAHKKAYDTYQRVYDLNMATIENSTAQAEAELRLQYESQRVDIEKSLLESRHRLESLALADVKGSAQYKQLYIYAATLLALIFAVLLNTLMKGQKQLLKASRTDILTKVLNRSRFIELAIRELKQAKKRQQSVALLLVDCDFFKAVNDQYGHRAGDEALVLLGQVGQRVFAKPNVFGRYGGEKFVVILPNTDLTQAKHQAAEFRQAVADANQQLSVDAELTVSIGVATTASINSYQLPKLFEHVDSLLHRTRHSGRERICY
- a CDS encoding GGDEF domain-containing protein, with product MLLVTQALNVQVMPTKRVQLARALARLASKLNHACRPWLPKMASCAPVFVFLLLSVLLSVLLSAFYAPHSQAMPIPQEQVSEMPVSEQLLTLVRAVEAKQVKDDAALVQSIKPIATINDAERLLLHYVRGVVALQNKRFENSVKALEQANALSTSLPESMQNSAPFYHYHQALSDAYVGLDNYQQGYHHRRTYLIKFAEEFERNEQQQLAQLEEKYQINQREQVNLLLAEQSKLKQAEVAGIELKKQEQERYAIILLCICIVFVLMIIRQLQIRRKLKWLAKTDALTGLSNRAHLYKVARKMIKRAKRHRQPLSALVIDVDQLKQINSECGYDCGNAVLQEVSRLGQEVMRSRDIFAHFEAEEFIAVLPEADAVAAQAIANNFAAKIAAQPLQIAERTIAISVSIGIASLTEQIDSVDSLIKSADDAMYLAKQAGSGQVMSFNAPSSIVATNS
- the parC gene encoding DNA topoisomerase IV subunit A, whose translation is MSDTLEYSLEGIEQVPLRKFTEEAYLNYSMYVIMDRALPHIGDGLKPVQRRIVYAMSELGLSAVAKYKKSARTVGDVLGKFHPHGDSACYEAMVLMAQPFSYRYPLVDGQGNWGAPDDPKSFAAMRYTEARLSKFSEVLLSELGQGTVDWVPNFDGTMKEPKTLPARLPHILLNGITGIAVGMATDIPPHNVREIANACVHLIEQPKSELADVLEHVQGPDYPTDAEIITPKADIEKLYQTGRGSIKMRAVYDIEHGEIVITSLPHQASGAKVLEQIASQMQAKKLPMVVDLRDESDHENPIRLVVVPRSNRVDTEQLMQHLFATTDLEKNYRVNLNMIGLDGKPAVKNLRDILAEWLEFRRETTRKRLQYRLDKVLARLHILDGLLVAYLNIDEVIEIIRNYDEPKQELMSRFNLSEIQANAILEIKLRQLAKLEEIKIRAEQNELNQERDKLEKILGSKARMNTLLKKEILAAAELYGDDRRSQIVERGEAKALSEKDLVPSEPVTVVVSEKGWARCAKGHDIDPAQMSYKAGDTYLCSAKGRSNRPVVFIDTSGRAYATDAHGLPTARSQGEPLTGRFNIAAGESFTQAVMADDESKYLLSSDAGYGFVGAFSDMVSRNKNGKALLSLPANAKVLAPMPIGHLDENLCLTITSEGRMLVFPVKDLPVLSKGKGNKIINIASARAKAREEFVTLMAVILPTDSVTLHAGRRKLTLKAVDIEHYRGERGRRGNKLPRGLQRVDRIEVETAVSDVVEEDIPNDES
- a CDS encoding MFS transporter, coding for MNNTKPNLSFWQIWNVSFGFLGVQIGFALQNGNVSRILSDLGADLSSLSLFWLAAPIMGLIVQPIVGAASDKTWNGLGRRLPFILGGAIVAAMAMALLPNASMVVAFIPPMIFGLFIFAIKDAAFNVTFQPFRSLVSDMVPDNQRNLGYSIQTLLINIGAVVGSILPFFLTNVIGLDNISAQGEVAPSVIWSFYIGATVLLGSVLWTVLRTKEYPPEQYYAFKDMDAAAVAKEQQTQRSLGERLAGFWALFKDMPVIMKQLALVQFFSWFALFIMWTYTPAAITQHTWGVAIEWFDPAHIQAAGGLPTDIAKAKGSAGDWVGILYAAQALFSVLFAIVMTKLANTFGRKLTYSLSLITGGLGYLSFVLFQDPTLTHVDLFITEVEIPQGALGLVWSMAGVGIAWAAILAMPYAILAGALPADKTGVYMGIFNFTIAAPQIVSGIASGWILSHIFDNQAINIIMLAGVAMFLAAFSVIFVKDTETQD
- a CDS encoding alkaline phosphatase D family protein — encoded protein: MNNISHIITRTLTAALLGVFLSHHAIAQQVAHASQAKPLSKIYFGSCGKQYKPMPIFDAIVADQPELFVFLGDNIYGDTEDMSELQAKYDTLGNHPGFKKLQASTPLIAIWDDHDYGENDAGKAYPQKEASRKIMLDFWQEPKDSARYQRDGIYTSYLYGEGDKTVHIILPDLRWNRDELHQVSKFNYVTKRMPNNMGPYQVSPVAGASMLGERQWQWLEAELKKPATIKIIASSLQLLPEFTGWESWANFPSDRNRLLNLIKQENIAGVMMISGDTHWGEISKVSTQGMYPLWEVTSSGLSEKWKDVSPNKHRQGQYTHDVNYGFIEIDWEQADPTIQFGLKQIDGKVFSQHQVQLSELTFNN